Proteins from one Dysgonomonas sp. HDW5A genomic window:
- a CDS encoding 4-oxalocrotonate tautomerase family protein — protein MPIVNIQVTRDGVTKEQKQQLIKGVTQLLQDVLNKEAHLTHVIIQEISTEDWGVAGEQVAELRKKGKI, from the coding sequence ATGCCAATTGTAAATATTCAGGTAACACGCGATGGGGTTACAAAAGAACAAAAACAACAGTTAATAAAAGGAGTCACTCAACTCTTGCAAGATGTGCTCAATAAGGAAGCGCATTTAACCCACGTCATCATTCAGGAGATCAGTACTGAAGATTGGGGTGTTGCAGGAGAACAAGTCGCAGAACTAAGAAAGAAAGGCAAAATATGA
- a CDS encoding DUF417 family protein — protein sequence MKLNRTKDYSQTGYYISLFGSVVILLWIGIFKFTATEANAIKPLIENHPLSFWMYNVFSVKTVSNIVGTTELFVAALLLLTLKFNKLKAFAGIGLCIIFLMTLSYLFTTPGIWRVVDGVPITDFFILKDIMYLGFGVTLVLSLKK from the coding sequence ATGAAATTAAATCGCACAAAAGACTATTCTCAAACAGGGTATTATATTTCTTTGTTTGGCTCCGTAGTTATACTACTATGGATTGGCATATTCAAGTTTACTGCGACAGAAGCAAACGCAATAAAGCCACTGATTGAAAATCATCCTCTTTCATTTTGGATGTACAATGTTTTTAGTGTAAAAACAGTTTCTAACATTGTCGGTACTACCGAACTCTTTGTAGCTGCACTACTTCTTTTGACTTTAAAATTCAATAAATTGAAGGCATTTGCAGGCATTGGTCTATGTATCATTTTCTTAATGACACTCAGTTATTTATTCACAACTCCCGGTATTTGGAGAGTTGTAGATGGAGTCCCTATTACAGATTTCTTTATACTGAAAGACATCATGTATTTAGGATTTGGAGTCACACTTGTTCTATCATTAAAAAAGTAA
- a CDS encoding nuclear transport factor 2 family protein, producing MKYSIENQKIIAVIDNYFKGIFEGDVSKLKSIFHPNALLFGDIANEAYFKHVDEYLEIVNNRKSPKENNENFKMEIISIEILGNNAVAKLHVPMLGFNYYDLLSLSKVDGQWLIVNKLFTHIL from the coding sequence ATGAAGTATAGTATAGAAAATCAAAAAATAATTGCTGTAATAGACAATTATTTTAAAGGAATCTTTGAAGGCGATGTTTCGAAATTAAAAAGTATATTTCATCCAAACGCTTTGCTTTTTGGAGATATTGCAAACGAAGCCTACTTTAAGCACGTTGATGAATATTTGGAAATTGTTAACAATAGGAAAAGCCCTAAAGAAAACAACGAGAATTTCAAGATGGAGATCATCAGCATCGAAATACTGGGAAATAATGCGGTTGCAAAACTTCATGTACCGATGCTGGGTTTCAATTATTACGATTTGCTATCATTGTCGAAAGTCGATGGCCAATGGCTTATTGTAAATAAACTTTTCACTCATATACTATAA
- the msrB gene encoding peptide-methionine (R)-S-oxide reductase MsrB, whose translation MKKILIIGGLVFTSILLVSFSCTAKVDSSTKNKNENIMNGKGNEIYFAGGCFWGTEHFFKQVRGVTSTTVGYANGRTENPSYKNVVTGETGFAETVKITYDPLVVDLGLLIDLYFKTIDPTSLNKQGNDRGTQYRTGIYYTDKEDEDLIKEKIDKLGKQNEKKIVVEVKPLQNFYDAESYHQDYLDKNPGGYCHIPSQLFDVARKANIEAKNIYVKKDKAELKKELTALQYEVTQNNATERPFSNEYNDEFREGIYVDVTTGEPLFASSDKFESGCGWPSFSKPISSTLIEERYDNSLRMVRTEVRSKTGDAHLGHVFNDGPKDKGGLRYCINSASLKFIPLDEMKAKGYEKYIHLVDKKKTH comes from the coding sequence ATGAAAAAAATATTGATTATTGGGGGACTAGTTTTTACGAGTATTCTGCTCGTTAGCTTTAGCTGTACAGCTAAAGTGGATAGTAGTACAAAAAATAAAAACGAAAATATTATGAATGGTAAAGGGAATGAAATATATTTTGCGGGTGGATGCTTTTGGGGAACAGAACATTTTTTTAAGCAAGTAAGAGGAGTCACGTCAACTACAGTCGGTTATGCAAACGGAAGAACAGAAAATCCAAGTTATAAAAATGTAGTTACAGGAGAAACAGGCTTTGCTGAAACAGTAAAAATAACATATGACCCTCTAGTTGTAGACTTAGGTTTATTGATCGATTTGTATTTTAAGACAATTGATCCTACCAGCCTGAATAAGCAAGGCAATGACAGAGGTACTCAATATAGAACAGGAATCTATTATACCGACAAAGAAGATGAAGATCTGATAAAGGAAAAAATTGATAAATTGGGAAAGCAAAACGAGAAAAAAATAGTAGTAGAAGTAAAACCTCTACAAAATTTTTATGATGCAGAATCTTACCATCAAGACTATTTGGATAAAAATCCGGGGGGCTATTGCCATATCCCATCACAATTATTTGATGTAGCCCGTAAAGCAAATATAGAGGCAAAAAATATTTATGTAAAAAAAGATAAAGCTGAGTTAAAGAAAGAATTAACAGCATTGCAATATGAGGTTACGCAAAACAATGCGACAGAAAGACCTTTTAGCAATGAGTATAACGATGAGTTCAGAGAAGGTATATATGTTGATGTAACAACAGGAGAACCCTTATTTGCATCATCTGATAAGTTTGAGTCGGGATGCGGTTGGCCTAGTTTTTCTAAGCCTATCAGCTCTACACTAATAGAAGAGCGGTATGATAATTCTTTAAGAATGGTTCGTACGGAAGTAAGAAGTAAAACAGGAGACGCACATCTGGGGCACGTTTTTAATGATGGTCCCAAGGATAAAGGTGGTTTGAGATATTGTATCAACAGTGCTTCTCTAAAATTTATTCCTCTGGATGAAATGAAAGCCAAAGGCTATGAAAAATACATTCATCTGGTAGATAAGAAAAAAACTCATTAA
- a CDS encoding hexokinase — protein sequence METNVFELSTAQLKEIALDLKDKVEKGLQTDNTEILCLPTYVYPPKEGVEGKSVVLDLGGTNYRTAKVEIQGGETIITPKSGWEKDLSVMKTPGYTKEQLFAEQANLINKIELPDDSAIGYCFSYPAKCETDGDATLLRWTKGVNIDKMVGKPIGKDLLDYLNDRNNVQFKSIKVINDTVASLLAGLSRKDKCDAYIGLIVGTGTNMAFLARENKVAKLNKPDSQNMIPVNLESGNFFPSYLTEYDSIVDRGEGEVPGSQRFEKAVSGMYLGKVFRAVYPNDDYDESFDGKSLTDLINSSTPKRKSHVSVARWIYERSAKLVAASLAGLIAVQVMHDPSIKTIRVVAEGSLFWSVMERVNENDFHTIVAKVLRDLLDEMDLGYVEVYIAGIKNANLIGSAIAALS from the coding sequence ATGGAAACAAATGTTTTTGAACTTAGTACAGCGCAATTGAAAGAAATTGCTTTAGATTTGAAAGATAAGGTAGAAAAAGGATTACAGACCGACAATACCGAAATTCTCTGTCTGCCTACCTACGTATATCCACCTAAAGAAGGAGTAGAGGGTAAATCTGTCGTTTTAGATTTGGGAGGAACTAATTATCGTACTGCTAAAGTCGAAATACAAGGGGGCGAAACTATCATAACTCCTAAAAGCGGTTGGGAAAAAGACCTTTCGGTGATGAAAACCCCCGGTTATACCAAAGAACAATTGTTTGCCGAGCAAGCAAACCTGATCAACAAGATTGAACTACCAGATGATTCTGCTATCGGATATTGTTTCTCGTATCCTGCCAAATGCGAAACCGATGGAGACGCTACACTATTGCGTTGGACTAAAGGTGTAAATATAGACAAGATGGTAGGCAAACCTATCGGCAAAGACTTATTGGATTATTTAAACGATCGTAACAACGTTCAGTTTAAAAGCATAAAGGTAATCAACGATACGGTAGCTAGTCTGTTGGCTGGACTTTCACGTAAAGATAAGTGTGACGCTTATATAGGACTTATAGTGGGTACGGGTACAAATATGGCATTCCTGGCTCGTGAAAATAAAGTAGCCAAGCTCAACAAACCTGATAGCCAGAATATGATTCCTGTTAATCTTGAATCGGGTAACTTTTTCCCTTCGTATCTCACCGAGTACGACAGTATTGTAGACCGAGGCGAAGGTGAAGTTCCCGGCTCACAACGTTTCGAGAAGGCAGTATCCGGTATGTATTTGGGTAAGGTGTTCAGAGCCGTTTATCCGAATGATGACTATGACGAATCGTTTGACGGAAAGAGCCTGACCGATTTGATTAACAGCTCTACGCCCAAACGTAAGAGCCATGTATCCGTTGCTCGATGGATATACGAACGTTCGGCCAAATTGGTTGCCGCTTCTCTGGCAGGCTTAATTGCTGTTCAGGTGATGCACGATCCTTCTATCAAAACTATACGTGTAGTTGCCGAAGGAAGCCTTTTTTGGAGCGTGATGGAACGTGTAAACGAGAATGACTTCCATACAATAGTTGCGAAAGTGCTGAGAGATCTATTGGATGAAATGGATTTAGGTTACGTAGAAGTGTATATTGCCGGTATTAAGAATGCTAACTTAATAGGTTCGGCTATTGCGGCATTATCGTAA